From the Juglans microcarpa x Juglans regia isolate MS1-56 chromosome 7D, Jm3101_v1.0, whole genome shotgun sequence genome, the window aaaaatgaggcacCAACggtaagccaagatacttcataggAAGCAAAGATATCTTGCATCCCAAGGTAGTAGCTAAAATCTCCACATCGGGGACAGCCCCCATTGACACTATTTCCGACTTTGCAAGGTTGATGCTCAAACCTaacacaacaacaaaacaaaggagTAGGCCCTCAAGGCTTGAACTTGTCCAAGGTGTGCACCACAAAAGATAAGCGTGTCATCATCAAATAACAAGTGAGAAATGTTGAGATCGCCATTCCCCACCGAAAAACCATGTAGTAACCCACCGTCCACTAGGCCCTCAATCATCTTACTGAGAGCTTCCATGAAAAAGAAGAACAGTAGAGGAGAAAGCGGGTCTCCATGTCTCAGGCCAtgagaggagttgaagaaaccCATTAGTGAGCCATTTACCAAGACATAGAAACAAGCTGAAGAGATGCAAAATTCTAtccatttttgtcattttctcccaaaaccacatcttccaaGTAACTAAAGTAAGAACTTCCAGTTGACATGAGCAtatgctttctccatgtctaacttgcaaAGTAGCCCGAGTTCTTTAGATTTCAATCGACCATCCAAGACTTCATTTGCAATAAGTaccgagtcaagaatttgtctacctttgacaaaTGCATTTTGCGACTTCGAGATTAGCTTTTCCACCACCGAGCTTAATCTATTTACTAACACTTTGAATAGAATCTTGTACAtcccattcacaagactaatggggCGATAGTCTCTCACATCCCTAGACCCCCACCCTTTTAGGAATGAGGCCAAAAAGGTGGCATTGAGACTCTTTTCAAATCTAGCATTAGAATGAAATTCATGAAAGACTTGCATAATATCTTCCTTGACCACCTTCCAACAATCTTGAAAGAAACCCAAAGTAAACCCATCCGGACCGAGAGCCTTATCACTTGCCATACCTCTGATAACATTGCCTACTTCCTCTTCTGTAAATGGCCTCTCTAACCACCCTGCACTCTGCTGGTCTAGTGTGGAAAAAGACAAACCATCCACTCTTGGTCTCCAAATGTGGTTTTTGATTACCATCTGATCCGAAGAAGCTGCCCCATCTACCATCAGTATATCCATAGCATTGTTCCTCTTGTGAGAGTTAGCCATCctatggaagaattttgtgCATTTGTCCCCCTCCTTAAGCCAGAGTACCACtgatttttgtctccatgaaatctcctccatcaaagTAAACCCTTTCAAGATCAGCAACTACCTGGCTATTGCGAATTTTTTCAGGTCAGAAAGGGTTCTAGCCTCCTCCTCGCCTTCTAGACCCTGTAGTTCCTCCATAAGAGAGCACTTTTGCTGAAACACATTGCCAAAAACCTATTCATTCCATTGCTTCAGATCATGTTTCAAcgctttcaacttttttgccatAATGAAGCTTGGAAAGCCTTGAAAACTATAGGAAGTCCATCATTGTCTAACCCTGTTTACAAAACCGTCAGTTTTAAGCCACAtatactcaatttaaaataccttctaccCCCTTGGATGCCTCCGCAATCTAAAATGATGGGGAAGTAATCAGAGCATAAACGGGGTAATCTTCTTTGAGCTACATTCGGGTAGTGTGACTCCCAATCGGGAGTTAGCAAAAATCTATCGATCCTCAACCAAGATGAACAATCACGGTTGTTGGACCAGGTAAACGTGCCTCCTGATAGTTGAATGTCCATGAACTCCTGTTCTACAATGAAATCAGAAAACTCTCTCATAGCTGGAGTGATGTGAGAAGCACCCGACCTTTCGCTTGGAAAGCGAGATGTATTaaagtccccccccccccccccaatgcAACTTGGTAGCTCCCACCAACTAATGACTCCCGCCAATTCTTCCCACAAAAACCTTCTCTCCGAATCAATATTTGGGCGAATGCCCATTTGAAGCCGTATTCTAGATTAACAAAAGAGCATGCAACCGTAAAATCACCCACAAACTCCTCCACCCTTGTATCAAACATAATTAGAACTTCCTCAAAAACTCCTTTTGATGGTAGGTAAGACCACCCGACATGTCCTCTCCATAGGCTGCGAACTTTGTCTTGTAATAGCTTCCAACTTAGTCTCTTGAATGTCGCTTATTAGGATCATGCAGCCCCTTCACATTCCACGATAATATTTTTAGCTTCATGGGACAACCATTTTACCCCTCCTTTTACAACGCTCCCGAGTAGAGCTCTTCTCACCCCCATCCTCTTTCATTACCCATTTTAGCCTATTGAgttctctttcccttttttttggCCGAAGCCAAGGATTGATCAAACTTGGATTGGGCATTCACAGCCTCTACAACTGTAAGTAAGGCCATAAATTCAGCTTCGAAATCCCCGTAAGAAATTCCTACCATATGCTTAATGTCCATCGCTCTTTGGATAACCCAATCTGACACATTGGGATGAAAGGAGTTGAGGGGAGTATGTTCATATTCCCCATCCCTATTAGCCGTAAACAGAACCAAAGAGCTTGAGTTTTCGAAAACACTAGGCTATTCTGCCATCTCCAAACCCATAGAAACAACCTGATCCAACACCTAGACCAATGCCTTCGCCGCCAAAGGGACAGGAAGCAACCCAGAAGGTGTCGGTGGCACTATCTGTGCCACCACTAGGCCCGAAAGCTCAGCTAAATCGGCGTTCATCGCCATCAAACCACTCCATGTCAACGCCGGTAGTGTCTTCGCCTTCAGAGAGTCGGTAGATAGGCCAGAGCATGCCGGCGACCAAGTCTGTGCCACCTCAATGGGTGGCGGCCCACCCATAAGCTCCCCCGTGCTCCAACGAAACTTTCTAGGTTTGCACAGGACAATTGGCTTCATTGAGGGTTTCCGTTGCATGGGTTGTCGTCGCATGGTTCTCTGTCGCTGTGGCTGTTGTCGCTTGGGTTGCCGACGCAAGGGTTGCCGTCTTGGGCCCAGACACGGCACCAGCCCACTCAAAAAGAGACTGTGGTTCGACGTGACAGGTGGCACAGAAGAGACGTCTTTGACCACCTCACATGACTATTTCTGTACCAACTCCGGCGCTGAAATGTACTTCTCAACACTACATAGGCTGTTTCTCTAGACTCTGCCGACACACTCCCATCGACCCCAAACCTCGCCGACAAACCCACTCCCATCGACCCCTTGTCACACGGCTGATTTCGTGCAGATTCCGGCAATGAAAAGCAACTTACGACACTATGCAGGTTCGGCTCAACAACTCTAATCCCTACCGACGCCAGCTTCGGCACCCCAGACCTCACCGACGAACCCACCACCATCGACGTCGACCTCTAACCCCTGCCAATGGTGGAAGTTGAGGCCCACGCGACGACGACGGGGTTTCTCATTTTGCAACCCTACGTCTCCAAGTAGGCTTCATAGCCTGGGCCTGAGAGACGGGCTAGGCCTGCGATTGAGGCCCATCAGAAGCCACACTCTTGCCCTTAAGAAAGCCTTCTCCCTGGAGCCCAGTATCATTATCCGGCCCATTAAGAGAGCCTTCTCCCTGGCCCATTACGAGAGCCTTCTCCCTCTGCAATCCCTCCTCAACGGAACGTTTTAAAATCCCCATATTAAGTTGCAAACACCCAATTTGCGTCTCCATCTCAACCAAAGCATGCAACAGAGTTGCCAAACTTGGCCCCAACAGACGCCTGCCCAAACTTGCATCTTCACAAAGCTGCGCCTTCACCAGAGTGGAAGTAACGCATGTCCCCTCTGCAGGTTTTGGAGCTTGAGACAAGACCTCTATACAAAGAGAAGACTTGGTGCCCCTGCAGCGAAGGAGGCATCCATGGGCAGCTCCCTCTGTTATTCCCTCCCAAAACAGAGGAAGTTGCAGAAATTTCCTTCAACAACTCTCCAAAATTCCTCCAACCTACCCTTTCCTCCCTTCAGGTATCACTAGTAAGTCGTGTTGTTTCTCTTGACCGAACTCCAATAAGGAGAAAAAGCTCCCATAAGAGTTACACTGCCTCTACACCACCAACACCTAAGAACCATTTCTTCGCAATCTGAGGAAAACAGAGGGTCCCACAAAAGCAACACCTTCCTTCACCATGACAGCCAGCCATCCCAACAAGTCTTGGTCAATGAAAATGTGATTCACAGCATGACAGCTGCTCTCAGCGATTCTCCACCACCTTGAATTCATCTTCTTAAACTCAAAACACTTTTGATCAATAATAACATTCCTACTAGATCCCATCACAACACAACTACTCATAAAGTACTGAAAAAACTGAGCTAAACAACACTGGTCTCAACCACCGTTAGCAGAAGAAAAACACCAACAGAAAGACACAACATTTTTCCTCGAgtgtatggagagaaaaaaactaTATCAAATTCTTACCcaacattttctttcctttctttctttagaCATCATTATAAATACGAAATCGTTCCACAACTTGTCCACTCCTAGTTCTTGTTTCTATACGTCAGACCTGACCCTTCTACCCATAGGCTATAGCCTATGATGTTACAGTATGACAAAACTGAGGCACTACAACACTATCCTAAGGGTGCAAACTACGTAGACTTATCTCATCTTTCACgaaacttaaatataaattatttgtataatgtaactaattaaaaaaaaacttgtggaATGTATATCATAAATATGTCCATGAGAAATCTATTACTCCAAGGTTTGTGGGattcaaaaataccaaaattagcTGCTAGATTTCTTCTAAATCTCTTCTCATTATTTCAACTAGTCGGAGACCTGCATGATGTGCactaaaaactaaatttattgaataaaaaatgttatattttactAAGTTAGAACACCTTGAAGCATCACACACAACAGAACTTTTACTAAAAGAGTATTTATGCTGCCATTTTGATATCCAAAATTCTAAGTTAGTCTGTATAGAGAAATAAGATTCAGTTGCACATGCGTGCACACGCATGCGAGTGATGGAACATCAGCTTTACTAATCATAGAAGATCATtgcaaaattttatattttcttccttGACAACTACTTACCAGGATTTAGAAGACTTTGTTGGCAGCCAAAGCAAGATCTTGGTGATCTGTTATGTGCATCATTCAGAAATGATAGAGGCACCTCATCAAATGGAACTACTGGAAAGAGATGATGATATGATCTCGCCAAATGGGGTGAAGAAATAAGTGTCAACCCACATACTCGACATTCAGTAGGTAACTCGCATACACGCGCTTTGCATCTTGGACAAGTGTAACCCCCTCCAACCTTAGCCTCTTTGTGACATGAACATATTGCTATAGAACTCTCTGCTGCTCTCTGTGGGAACCCCATCTTTAACAAATTAGCAATGGCAAACTCTGCTATTGCAGGAGGTGGGGGAGCATGTTCCAGTATTAACTCTTTCAAGTGGGGCTGCACCAAAaagaaataagtaaatatgataACAATATAGTAAGGAGCAATTAGACACCATAATTTCTCATAGCAATGTCACTTTCTTGGACCCCTTTAGACTTAAGTGGATTCCAATGAAAACAATCTTTTGTTCCCCTATAAGTTATTACATCATCTAGATGGCAGTTGTGCTCACATTCCTTGATACTACAACTAAATCATTTCGGTTCCAATGTAGTCTGTAAACACCCACTACTTAGTTGATCTCACCTCATCCAATGCAACAGAGTACGAGCCCCCAGTTTCTTGGCACAGATGTTTGCATATAAATAGTTCTGCAGAGAGACCAATAACTGAACACCTAATTTTTGACTTCTTGCACTTTTGGATAGTCTCCATTATATCACCCGGATCACAAGTACTGAGAGCAGAGTACAAGACAAGAACTTCTCGATGACCATATGATGGAATCTGTTTTAGATGGCCATGAACAAGGTCCAGGGCATTCTGTAGGGAGGACTCACCAGAGCACTCCAGTTTACCCATCAAAGCTTTCACATGGGATTCGGGACTGCCACCGAGCTCTGTTAAGCACTGAGCAACCCCATCTTTTACACTCACCAGACCAAGCTGACTAAGTGGATTCTGGTCAAAGAACTCTCTAATAAAAGCTTCAACGAGTTTTGCAACCACGACCATTCGGCTTGGCCGAAAATCTGTCTCTCCAGCTGCCTAAACATATAGGAAGGAAAATCAAAAGAGAGTACGGAGAATAATAATTGATCAAAAGAACTGCAAAAAACTAAATCCTTGTCTTCTAATCTACTATTGTCATTATTCTGCGgagatatttattttcaaaagtacTATTCAGTGCAGTTAATTCCCAATTACAAGCCAGATTTCTAGTACTTTAAGCAGTTTTTATATGTTTGACATGCCTTTTAGGCTTATGCATTGTCCGGCTCACAATAATCCATGAGAAAGCATATACTGCTGGATTGCATATTAATTTGAAAGTTATactcaattcaaagaaaaaaaaaagcatatgccttttaggttagaaatttataaatgagaAATTTCAAGTTCACTGAAGAACTTTTAGATACTTTGGATGATAAATCTTTAAAGGTTCAGAAAAATGTTACATAGTTTTGTAATCACCTGGATACGGTCATTAGCCTAAGCGAACATAAATGGAAACCCCAAAAAAACAATGAAGCAACTCTTACAATTTAAAAGCGAGTATTTACTGCAGAAATGCACCTTATTACCTACCCCACTAACTTCATTTCTCAATGTGTGGAATTGGAACCAATACATTCTCTCTCGCAGATCATATTGGCGATCACAGTTACATAAATGAAAAGGAATTACATAGAATAAAAGAGCAGTCGAGTGATATGAATTCAGTACCCTTGAGAAATCGATAATAACGAATAGATAGCGAATAAGGCCCTTCTGGATACGAGCAGTAGTTGCCTGGGAGGAAAGGGAGCGAATGCGTCGGCGATACTGAGCATGGTAAAGTATCTTGTTATCAATGGGGCGAAGAAGTCCGGACTCATCCTCTTGCAGAGATTCCCATGACCTCTCATCTGCGTAAGTTATCTGCCACCCATCAGGGCCTCCACTttcctcatcctcatcctcatcttcCTCTCCCCCTCCATTCCATCGTTTTCCATCGCCATTGTTCATGTTCCCCTAAACCAAAAAAGCAGATTTTGAACCAAAcaaacttttatcaatagaaaactttatcatataaaaaataaaacgcTAAAACTGTACTCAGATATGAAATTTAACCgacaataataacataaatatccatcgaaataaaatgaaacatttcGTGGCAAAGCGTTCGATGAAAAAACGAATCGAGCCTAAAGAGCGAACACATGTGaaggatgaaaataaaattaaatgttgtGAAGAGAAAAACGATGATACCTGTTCGTCCGAAGACAAGAACCCTAGAAAGAGATTCTTTGGACTTGGAAGTGTGAGTGGGTGAGTATTCCTTGGGCGGCGACACAACT encodes:
- the LOC121238834 gene encoding general transcription factor IIH subunit 2; its protein translation is MNNGDGKRWNGGGEEDEDEDEESGGPDGWQITYADERSWESLQEDESGLLRPIDNKILYHAQYRRRIRSLSSQATTARIQKGLIRYLFVIIDFSRAAGETDFRPSRMVVVAKLVEAFIREFFDQNPLSQLGLVSVKDGVAQCLTELGGSPESHVKALMGKLECSGESSLQNALDLVHGHLKQIPSYGHREVLVLYSALSTCDPGDIMETIQKCKKSKIRCSVIGLSAELFICKHLCQETGGSYSVALDEPHLKELILEHAPPPPAIAEFAIANLLKMGFPQRAAESSIAICSCHKEAKVGGGYTCPRCKARVCELPTECRVCGLTLISSPHLARSYHHLFPVVPFDEVPLSFLNDAHNRSPRSCFGCQQSLLNPGNKPGLRVKCPKCKQHFCLDCDIYIHESLHNCPGCESFRHSKSAIASEE